The DNA window TGTGAAAACAGACGAAGGATTCAAGCTTCTTCCTTGTTCAAGTGCCAGCCTCTTGCCCAAAGAATATATGGTACTTAGAATAGCAGATTTAAGATGAACCAAGTCCCCCGGATAAATAACAAAGTGGGGATTCTGACAAAGCACCGGGTGCTTAGAAGGGAAGCAGGAATCAGAGAGATGGCTGGAGAGTGATGGTATAGCAGTGTGTAACTCCGCGTCTTTACTAGTCCTCTCCACATCTACACACAAGGTGCTCCACTGGAGAACAGCAATTTCAGTATTTGCTAGACTGACTCACATTCTGACTAGGCGCTAATGTTGAATGGGAACTAATACAGGTGAAACCAAGACTGTTCCATAACGGATGTAGCAAACCAAATACACAGCAGGGCAAGCCATGGTCAAACCTCTGACAGCTAGCTGATTCtgaccacccacccacccactcactccTCACCCAGCCTCAGAGGGAAgccactgaaaacaaaaacagcttttATCAAGGAATTTATTCTAAAGAGCAACTTGAGCTCTTAGTGATCAATCCCTTTAACGTCTATGTCCTGACGGTGATTATTACTGTGATTACTGCAGTTCACAATGCTCACCCTAAGGCTCTGAATGACCCTCAGTCCTCAGATTGTATTTAGAGCAAAACAATTTGACTACTACTTTTTAGAATTTTCACGGTAAGTATGGCTTAAAACCAAAAGGCTTCACTGACAAATGCTCAGATAGAATAGCCCATTCTTTGAACAGCCTTATTAACTGTAGTTTCACTACACCAAGAATATTTCAATCTTTGTTACACTACATTGCAAAATAGTATTTTTGGCTTAAAGTACACAATCTCAGGTGGCAGCAATCTAGATAACAGGCATAGAATTTCAAGACTTCCCTTCTCTATCTTGCTGCCTGTTTCCACGTATTAGAACAATTTTACTGACATGCAGGGGGTAATTAATTATACCTAGTACATAATACTTTCCATCACAATTACTTCTGACAAAATATTACTTGTGAGTAAAGTTGACTTCACAAGTCTCCAGTACACCGAATACAGCAGTTTCCTTTCCTAACCTAGCATGTCTTAGAACATTCCATAATGTGACTGCCTCGAAAACAGATGGTAGATTTTGATTATGTTGCTCCATTGCTTCTTACTTCCCTGATGTAAAGGACATTAGTTAGACTTCATGCTGAAAGAGCAATAGGACAACATAATCagatttatgtattcattcaacaatcatttacTGTTTCCGTGCGCAAGGCATGGACTGCGTTAGGTGCCAGGAGCAATaggaaaaagatacaaatatgaataagAGGCTactctgccctccaggagtgtACAGTCTAGTAGGAGAGATTAACTGCATACAAATAACCATAACAACAGATAGAAAGTGGTAAGTGCCACAGAAGAAAAAGTTCCATGGGGAGCTTTCTTATCCCTCAAATTCAAAGTAAGCTCAGATGAGAGGAAGCAGATTTGGATTATTATTCCATTGTCATCTGTGTGGCATGAAAAGGTGGCTGTCAGGCTTTGATGAACCGAGCTGCACCTTAGATCTTTCTTCCTCGGCTCTCTCAGCTGAGAGTCCAGCGATTAGCAAGCGCACCTGCTAACCACTGACGGGATGGAAGGAAAAGGGCAAAGGAAAATGACAGAATACACGGATAAAAATATTCTGCACCCAGGAGCATGCCATAGTAGTCTGCACTGGCTGGGCCCAGGGTACTACCTTCACAGATGGACAGGGAAGAGAAGTGATAAGGGAGAGAAAGAACACTGGACTAACCCGGAGGATTCCAGACGCAATCCCCAGAGCTCAGTTCTCTCTAAGATGAAGTTAGACCAAATGATCTCTAAGGGTCTCTGCAACtctccaatcagttgaaagcacAGAAAATTAATCTTTAGCATCTTAACCACAGCTTTTAAAGTCAgtgctttttccctcttttcataATTTGTAGAAGAGCCcctaaaaaatccaaacaaaaaacTAGAGTTACCCCCTTTCCTGCCTTTGATTACAAACAAGCAATACAAGaaaggtggttttgtttttaaccacGGTTAATGTTTCAGAAGTAAAGAGCTCCTGTCTTTCATTATAAACAAGGCAACTTTCTGATCTGCTCAGCCCCACCAACCTGTGCCTGACGATATGTAAACTGACAGCCAGATGCTCTCAGCTACACAGGTTTCTATTTTGGTTACTAAGAATACTTGTATATTCCagatcttgtaataacctatcatggaatataatctgaaaaaaataattgaaacactatgctgtacatctgaaactaacacaatattgtgaatatttcaatttttttaaaaaaagaatacttgaaTGAGAAGATTAAACATTTTGGTCAACAGTCCTCCACCACCTTTGAGCTTCCTGAAGTAGCTTGTTTATCTCTCAGTTCTAAGGATTTAAGTTCTCCAACAGCTTCATTGCTTTCAAAGCTTGAGCAGAACATTTAGAGGCACTGGAAGTTAGGGATAAAGTCAGAgttaagtgactttttttttttaaatagaggaagGTGCCTAAGAAGGAAAGGGTAAGAGAGATGCATCAAACTAACTTCTATGTTATAGCTTCTTGGCTCTTTGCCTGGAAGAAATACAAGAAACCCCCAAGGAGCAATTTCTGAGGCTCCAAAGAGGCCAACAGAACCAAGTTTACTTTGCCTACCATTTCACCCTTCCTTTCACGTGTGGCCGGGGTATACCACCATCCTCAAGATGTGGGTCTATCCGTAGAGGGAGTTTGGCTTAGGGCCTCTCCGGCTTCTGCCAAGGCTAGACCCAATCCAGGGCCGAAAGGACATGCAACATTTGATATTTGGTGACCACACACCTTATGTGGCTATCCAATTCTGCCTCGACAGAGTGAATAACCTCTTTGGACTCTGCCATAAAACACAGCCATGTTTTGCCTACATGCCAGCGCCTAAGATGGCCACATTAAAACACAAACGAGCACTGAGAATAAACTGCCAGGTTCACTTCACCCAGCAAACAGAGCCGAAGAGGTTAACTGCTCTCAACAACTGCAAGAATTGACAAATATACCTCCAAGGAATCAAGGCCGGTTGGATACTGCTACGTCCATGAAACGGACAAAGCGGGCAGTGCAGCAGGACAGGAGTGCTACGGTTAATCAGGCACCAAACAGAGCGCGGGCAGGCTCGGTTTCACCGACACCGAACGACTGGCTGCTCCTGCTTCTAATCTGATGAGCATCTTCTACCAAATCACCTCTCCAAACCCATTAAGAAACATATCGGACAGATCAAATGCAACTGGACCGATGAGAATACAAAACCAAGACGCAGCAAGAGCCAGTGGGAGTAGATGGGTTTGAGGGCGACTGTGGAGGCAGTGGCTTTTAAATGAAAGCTCTTgataaagttttgcttttttggtttattttcctttctataaGCAGGAATTACATCATACGTGTAATGGCTTATAAGGGTTCACAAATTcagcaaagaaatatatattttttgaaacatCATTTTCTGTTAACATTCTTGTGAAAAAACATTTGGCTTACAGTCCCATAAATCTGTAAACCATATTAAATACAGGAAGCTGCCGCAATATAGACAAAAGGGTAGcttagtttctttcttcctttgcccAGACTAACAGTATTGCTTTGTACTCTGACTTTTCAGTAGACCTGAAGAGCCACTTTGCTCATCTATTACATTTTCCCTTTAAAGCGTGTCCTCTGTTTCTTTGGCATGCAAGGCTGGAATGACAGTCCTGTTCCTACATACAAATAACTATCTTCAACATACAGATGATGAAAAACACCTTCACGTGTTGGGGGTTCAGGCTAAAGTTGAGAACCAGAAAGCTACAAAAACTCaattcatgttttttaaatactttatatggtaaaaatacagcaaaaatattttttgttcaaagaggaaaaaatatactgCTATGGTCATGGTTCTAAGGATGATTTAAGTCGTCTCTGGCTCCTCAACTGTGCACTGTAGTGTAGGCTGACTTCAACTACGGCTTCTCCAGCTTCAGTCATTTATCAAAGCTAAAATCATACTGTGGAGAGAAGAAATTAATGTTACTCATGTTTCCTTAGGAATGTTCCTACAGAGTCTGGTCTGTCCAGACTTGCATCCCTAAGGCTCAGCAAGGAACACTCATTtaagtaaaaagcaaaagcaatcatttacacctaaaggaaagaATATCTATATTAGGGCATCAAGAGGCCCTAACGTtctcacttaaaagaaaaaaaaaaagaaagaaggaaaactgggGTAGAGGTGGGGGTAGGGAGTATAACCTAAAACCACTGTTGGACTGaagtttagaaaaaaacaagCTATGTCTAGGAGAAAAACTTTAATTCTCCATGGAGATCTTTGCACATGTTGTTCCTGCTCCTGGAACCCCTCCTCTCATCCCCCATCAACCCAGTAACTTCCTCTCAGACTTCACGATCCGTCAGGCTCCATCAGGCTCCGGCACCACCTCTGGGAAGCCAGCCTCTCGGCCCAGGGCTGTTGCCCCGCCTCTTCCCGCACACCTCAGCTCACACCCACTTTCATACTCCAGATGACACCCCCGTGCTGCAATCAGCAGGCTCCCAGCTTTGACACAGGGGTTCTGCGCTGCTCCTTTTGTGTCACACGCAGTGCCTtacacagtgtctgacacatggcGGTCACTCAGTAAATACTCTGTTAAAACCACCACACTTAACAAGAGTAACAAGACTATCATTTTTTTACTGAAATCAGCCTTGCTATGCTGAGATCAAATGACTAAAACACAGATATACCCTTACACTACTAATGGTATAAGCGATGAGTTGTCCAAATTTAAACAAACTAAGGGTACGCGGGGCACAGCACAAATTAATGGTAGTAAccaatatttttgaacattttgttAGAGCTTACTAGAGGTCAGCACAAACCAAagtgctttatgtgcattatctcatttaatccacatcACAACCccatgaggcaggtactattattatcccattttcagatgaagaaattgaggcacagagaggataagaaacttgccccaggtcacacagtgaggGAGTGGTAGATTCCACCAGGCTGGCACCTAACCAAACACCAAAGGCATAGATTCCACCAATCTCTAAAGAAGATgggaattttttcctttaattctattTAACAAACCCTGAATGTCTGCTATGTGCAAGGCACCATGCAAGTGGTGGCAGGCGATACAGAAGGAGCAGCATAAATCCCTACATTAGAAATCGGATGATTTAGAAtagtaaacactttttaaaaacagcaaccaaaagctaagagaaaagtGTTACAAGAACATCTGAGATTACTCTTCCATTCTGATCCCTTGAGCTACAAGGAACACCAAGGGGGAAGGAAACAGCAACATGGCTAAAAATGACAAGctgagaggggaagggaaaagaaagaaaaagaaaggatgcaTCCAGTGAGCAATGCAGCTACTCAGGCAAACCAGTTCTATTGGTTGCctatcttttatttcattgtaaaGCACCATACCTTAAACCTGCCCCAAAATTGCTTCCTGATTCCTCCAATCCCCAGTCTTCAGTCCATCTTCCCACTGCTTTAAATTCAACAACTGAGAGGTAAGAAActcttgtccatttttaaatcctAAGACTTTGGGTCTACTAAGCAAGATACTGCTCCCTAATCCTACATTTACACCCAGAAGTGTGACTACATTAGCTTTGCCCCCAGATGTCTCAAGAAGCTCATGTTATCAAGACCTAGGGGATGTCCACTCTAGTTTACTCTCCAAAGCATAAAACCTGGTAGGGAGAGAAGGATGAAGAAAGGATAACCACCTTGCTTTTTGTCTCTGACAAATAGAAGGGAACATATATGATGGTAAAGATACCTTCATATGGTTTGACTTTAAAAAGTCATACAAATAAGAACAGGTGTATCACTGTATTCTTAAGGTTAAATTCTGCTCTTTATTCTCCATCTTTAATGCTAGGATTAAAAATTAAGCACGTTAGCAATGAGGTACGGTATGAGAACCAGAAACTGTTATTAGTGTGGTTTTTctgtcctattttttaaaatacagaaaagcaaataagATAAATAGTAAAAAGGAAACCACCTAAACTCTAATTTCAATCTAATCTGTGGGTGGAACTAGCATAGCAAAAGGATTTTAGGAAGCCCGCTTTTTCAGGCAGAGGCTAAAATGGCTCTGACTTCTAAGCTATTTCAGACAAAatagcagttttttaaaactcttatctTTGTACAGTTTCTAATTATTAGGACTTTTTTGAGTGAAAGAAGTTTAGTTCAGTACAAGTTTTTTCCTACTAGTCTTATGCccatgtgaaaattaaaatttacctcGGAAAAAAACAGGAATGATACAATTAAGCTTGGATACAAAAGTTAAGCCTGACTTTTAGCCTCTTAAAGGCTTAATCAAATCATACACACATGacaatttttctctcttctttgctgTATTCTATGGGTCTATAATGGGTAAAGGAAAAGGTGGCATGTTATCTCTAAAACTTAAGGTAATAAATACAAGTTTAAACAGGACTGCATGAGGCTTCCAGTGTCTGATGGCCAATCCTTCATATTAATTCTTACTTCCAATCTAACTGGAAGACTGATGAAATTTTACCCGAACAGACCACTTGCATCCCGGAGAAAAGGCATCACACCTGAATTCCTTAACGTCAAGAATGATCAGCCCAACGTGGATACAAGTTGTTGAGAGCTGCTGCCAGTGCTCTGATCCCCAGAAGACCCAGGAGTGGGAAACTCTCGGGGGGTACATACAGTAATGTTTACAACAGGCAGTGAGACCTCACAGCTGGACACCAGGGGCGGGAAAGAACAGCAAAGACAGTTGTAAGCATGCTGACAGCCTCAACAGCTAAGGAATAACTAATAACACGGAGTAACTCTACTCCAGGTCAGACAGAATGGAATGCTGATTCAATGACATGACATAAAAAATCTACACAGCCACAAGAAATTCACATAATCCCCAAAAGCTCTGCAATGTTGATACAAAATCCTACAGTATAGTAATACCTCACCCATCAAAAGCAGGCATATGGCATCCAGGAAAACGCCAGGACTGTAAACTCACCTATAAAGATACATGAAGAAACAGAGCAGGTGGAAGCCAAGCTTGATCATGGCTTCTTTCATGTGTGACTTCAGCTGCCCTCGATTGTGTATTTCTGTTGGATCAAACACTCCCATGTTACCACTTGGCACCATAATGAACCTGGTAAATTAAAGGATGCACACACATTAGAAGGAAAATCAAATCATCAgcataaatattcaaaaataagtaAACCAGTAATAATCAACCTTCAAAAATGAACCAATCATAGCAGCCTTATATGACCAGATATGGACAGGGTATTATAATGATGTCACAGGCCATGACTTAGTCTTCCTTTGAAAATACAATACTATTAATTTTAGGTGTAATTTCTGCCCTCTGAAACAAATACATTAACACTCTAGAGAAGGATATTTTATGCACTGAGACCCTTTTACCCATCTTCTGTAGAAAACTACTGAATCAGTAATACCTATAGCTGTCTTCCATGAGACACAAATGAAGGGGGCCCCAAAACCAAACCAACTTTATCAACTTCTTAGAAACTTCTTTATCTACAAAGTTCTAACTTAATTAATGCAATTCCCTTCACCTTCACAACACCTCTGTAAGTTGTCTTTATGTTTAACACTTACATCTTCGTGTCAAacataattattcccatttcacagatgatacTAAAAAGACAGATTCTATATCCCAAATAGAATCCTCATCTTTGGTGCTCCTGCGGATCAACAGATATGTCTCAATCTGCATGGTTAATAAACGGTACCTACCTTAAAAGAGCAATTTAAAGAAGACAGAACAGAAATGATTTAGAATAAATGCTACTGTGGTAAAATAAAACTCCTCTTCAGTTAAGACAATAAATGGAGAGTTCAGACGCAAACGCAGTGCCTAACTTTACATGActtaaaaaatgcagattaaatttaattaaaatataaattttattttaatttaattttaatctaaatattaaataataatattttgacaAATAAGAGATGTACATTTTATAGTGATGGAGGTATGACCACAGTGAGGGAATGAGAACAGGGCTACAAAGTCAATAAGCAACATAAAGGGCACAGTAAGCACACACCGAGTTCCAAATCCAGCCAATTCAACTCAGTGCTCCCACAGACTCAgactcaaacttaaaaaaaaaaaatcttgaagatACTGTGTTTAACACACTATGGAGTCTTTGGGGCTCTTGAGATAACATATAACATTTCATATTTACTAAATACCACTGTGTATATAGTATTACATATGATaatcttctccttcttccccaaATGATTCCTTTTACAAGTAAGAAAATTGGGTTACTTTGAGAGGATCGGTGAGTTTAAGCGTCTAGGCTTCCGCATCCCGACTGTGCCATCTGCACAGCATGCATGTCCTAACCTAGCACGGATCAtgacctcttccttctctcatgTCCAAGCTTCTTCTAGTCCAACCTTGGGTTCCTCACTCTCGTCACACATTTGGTTTCTCAATTATGACTTCTGTGAAATGCAAATGGCTCTCTGAGTTTCACAAATCTTAAATTCTCCCCCAAATCCTAGTAGCCCATCTATGGCTGAATAAACGATATAAACGGTATTTACAAATGAATATCTGGATAGCATCTCAACTCAATACCTATTTTCCTCGACTTACAATGGTATTATATCATGATAAACCCACCGaaaattgaaaatgcatttaatacacctaacctaccgaacatcacagcttagcctagcctaccttaaacatgctcagaacacttacattagcctacagctGGGCAAAATTGTCTaatacaaagcctattttataacaTCACAAGAGAGTTTCATACTGCATATCGTTAGTCCAGAAacagatcaaaattcaaaattcgaaaTATGGTTTGTACTGAAATGTGTATCAttttcacaccatcataaagtcaaaaaatcaaaaattaaactACTGTAAATCAAGGATCATCTGTAGTCTCAAAGAGACTTATCCTTCTCTGACTGCTAGCTTATCTAACAGGAATGTCACCACTTCCTCAGTAGTCTTTAAAAACTTTCTCTTACTcgcagctctacccaccaccagagcctcccatcaagcctcttagatagcctcaaccaccagagggcagacaacagaagcaagaaaaactacgatcctgcagcctgtggaccaaaaaccacagttacagaaagatagagaagatgaaaaggcagagggctatgcaccagatgaaggaacaagaaaaaaccccagaaaaacaactaaatgaagtggagataggcaaccttccagaaaaagaattcagaataatgatagtgaagatgatccaggacctcggaataagaatggaggcaaagattgagaagatgcaagaaatgattaacaaagacctagaagaattaaagaacaaacaaacagagatcaccaatacaataactgaaatgaaaactacactagaaggaatcaatagcagaataactgaggcagaagaacggataagtgacctggaagacagaatggtggaattcactgctgcagaacagactaaagaaaaaagaatgaaaagaaatgaagacagcctaagaga is part of the Balaenoptera musculus isolate JJ_BM4_2016_0621 chromosome 1, mBalMus1.pri.v3, whole genome shotgun sequence genome and encodes:
- the CNIH4 gene encoding protein cornichon homolog 4 isoform X2, which produces MLISLHWFIFLLNLPVATWNIYRFIMVPSGNMGVFDPTEIHNRGQLKSHMKEAMIKLGFHLLCFFMYLYSMILALIND